In a genomic window of Sulfuricurvum sp.:
- a CDS encoding site-specific integrase yields MANCFVRGNKLWVDYYVEGRRIRKATGLDDTKPNRSFVNKTIIPKLSSMIVTGEIHQKKPKTFEHYFKVFLTLKDSNRSYFVKKPIWDKVNARFKDLEIDKITRLDVKSYINSLPIKSVSKGAYKTVLQEVFELAIDDGVLSTNPAVNIKLRNDEQKKIDYFSKEEVNLILSKAEGIMKPYLMLAFHTGMRPEEILGLQEKDISDGWIDIKRVRTRGRIDVPKTRNSIRKIPCPSFVLNELKQINNEHDFLFGDIDDSTKFKHRWPALLKKCELPRRKLYSARHTFATLMLQNGIVSINELAGLLGHSSPKITLAYYASVIDARKIDLGRDFNLFG; encoded by the coding sequence TTGGCAAATTGTTTCGTTCGTGGAAACAAGCTATGGGTTGATTATTACGTAGAAGGTCGAAGAATACGTAAGGCAACGGGGTTGGATGATACCAAACCTAATCGCTCGTTTGTAAATAAAACGATCATCCCAAAACTTTCTTCTATGATAGTTACAGGTGAAATACATCAAAAGAAGCCGAAGACCTTCGAGCATTATTTTAAAGTATTTCTGACACTCAAAGACTCTAACCGCTCCTACTTCGTTAAAAAACCGATTTGGGATAAAGTTAATGCACGTTTTAAAGATTTAGAGATAGACAAAATTACAAGGCTCGATGTTAAAAGCTATATCAACAGCTTACCGATCAAGTCTGTCTCTAAAGGTGCTTATAAAACTGTTTTGCAAGAAGTCTTTGAGCTTGCCATTGATGATGGCGTATTAAGCACCAATCCAGCGGTCAATATTAAATTACGAAATGATGAGCAGAAAAAAATAGACTACTTCTCCAAAGAAGAAGTCAATCTTATTCTCTCAAAAGCCGAAGGGATCATGAAGCCCTATTTGATGTTGGCTTTTCATACTGGTATGAGACCCGAAGAGATTTTGGGATTGCAAGAGAAAGACATATCGGATGGGTGGATCGATATAAAACGGGTTCGTACTCGTGGGCGTATCGATGTACCAAAAACCCGAAATTCGATTCGTAAAATCCCCTGCCCTTCATTCGTTTTGAATGAATTAAAGCAGATCAACAATGAACACGATTTTCTCTTTGGAGATATCGATGATTCAACGAAATTTAAGCACCGTTGGCCTGCACTCTTAAAGAAGTGTGAGTTACCAAGACGGAAGCTCTATTCCGCTCGTCATACGTTCGCAACTTTGATGCTTCAAAACGGGATTGTCAGTATAAATGAGTTAGCGGGATTGTTAGGACATTCAAGTCCGAAGATTACATTGGCATATTATGCAAGTGTAATTGATGCAAGAAAAATTGACTTAGGTAGAGACTTCAATTTATTTGGCTAA